The proteins below come from a single Deinococcus fonticola genomic window:
- a CDS encoding S8 family serine peptidase → MRQTSLLLSLALLLPLALGQTIQTQTVPPIPATPQTTNTSPRTSFPATSSPATGPITPPTALPEIAPVSAPTPRPAPPRLQPIQPVPVAPSASLNPPTQGAAGRVPTDPLYPQQWDMAAIRVPQAWALLGGQAQTPVTVAVLDTGFILTPELGTRLVNGFDFVSSAARAGDGDGRDADARGSGPNAYHAEVVSNIIAAAHDAQGMAGINPQARVVAVRVAGVDGLIDPVDLIDGMRWAAGLSVPGTPVNRFPARVLNLSLYADFIPLTGCDPRIQKAVDEVTARGVLVVVGAGNDDADARGYSPAGCRNVLTVTSVDAGARRPAYANWGLNVNLAAHGGDSGQRLTLSSTLVPSGVMTPEGGTSLAAPHVTGVASLILSLRPKLSPAQVKNMLLLSASPFAGGRCDPDTRKTCGRGVLNAEAALKRALASNLGK, encoded by the coding sequence GTGCGCCAAACTTCCTTGCTGCTGTCCCTGGCCCTCCTGCTGCCGCTGGCCCTGGGCCAGACCATCCAGACTCAGACTGTGCCGCCCATTCCTGCCACGCCCCAGACGACGAATACATCCCCCAGGACTTCATTCCCGGCGACCTCATCCCCGGCCACTGGCCCGATCACGCCGCCGACCGCCTTGCCGGAGATCGCGCCTGTCAGCGCCCCCACGCCCCGCCCCGCGCCGCCCCGGCTGCAACCCATCCAGCCTGTCCCGGTGGCGCCCAGCGCTTCACTCAACCCCCCGACGCAGGGCGCCGCAGGCCGCGTGCCGACCGACCCGCTGTACCCGCAGCAGTGGGACATGGCGGCCATTCGTGTGCCGCAGGCCTGGGCGCTGCTGGGGGGGCAGGCGCAGACGCCAGTCACGGTCGCTGTGCTGGACACCGGATTCATTCTCACGCCGGAACTGGGGACGCGGCTGGTGAACGGCTTCGATTTCGTGTCCAGTGCCGCCCGCGCTGGAGACGGCGACGGTCGTGACGCCGACGCGCGGGGCAGCGGCCCCAATGCCTACCACGCCGAGGTGGTCAGCAACATCATCGCGGCGGCGCACGACGCCCAGGGTATGGCCGGCATCAACCCGCAGGCGCGGGTGGTGGCCGTGCGTGTGGCGGGCGTGGACGGCCTGATCGACCCGGTCGACCTGATCGACGGAATGCGCTGGGCGGCGGGCCTCAGCGTGCCGGGCACGCCGGTCAACCGTTTTCCGGCCAGGGTGCTGAACCTCAGCCTGTACGCCGATTTCATTCCGCTGACCGGCTGTGACCCGCGCATTCAGAAGGCCGTCGACGAGGTGACGGCGCGGGGCGTGCTGGTGGTGGTGGGGGCCGGCAACGACGACGCGGACGCGCGCGGGTACTCGCCCGCCGGGTGCCGCAACGTCCTGACCGTGACCAGTGTGGACGCCGGCGCCCGGCGCCCCGCCTACGCCAACTGGGGCCTGAACGTGAACCTGGCGGCGCACGGCGGCGACAGCGGACAGCGCCTGACCCTCAGCAGCACGCTGGTTCCCTCTGGGGTTATGACGCCCGAGGGCGGCACCAGCCTGGCCGCGCCGCACGTGACCGGGGTGGCGAGCCTGATCCTGTCGCTGCGGCCGAAGCTTTCGCCCGCGCAGGTGAAAAATATGCTGCTGCTCTCGGCGAGCCCTTTTGCGGGTGGGCGCTGCGACCCGGACACCCGCAAAACCTGCGGGCGCGGGGTGCTGAACGCCGAGGCGGCCCTGAAACGGGCACTGGCGTCCAATCTCGGGAAATAA
- a CDS encoding nucleotidyltransferase domain-containing protein translates to MTLPALAHELAAQLAHLPGVLGVALGGSYATGTATPESDLDLSLAYQGSFDLAALDALCQRLDDSGMAQASPIGGWGPWVDGGAWLTVRGQRVDFIYRDLGRVQQSVQDALAGQVALYTQPGHPHGIHAHHYAAELASCVILEDASGQLAELKRQVKSYPPALSLALRQHYGWQKGFWLAAGQKGLKKDDLHYAGGCAYQAAMAFIQELCAIHETWLLNEKGAALIAARLPGAPPNFAERLAAVLSPLDLNGLQKLLGEAELD, encoded by the coding sequence ATGACCCTACCTGCCCTGGCCCACGAACTGGCCGCCCAACTCGCCCACCTTCCCGGCGTGCTGGGCGTGGCCCTGGGCGGTTCCTACGCCACCGGAACCGCCACGCCGGAATCCGACCTCGACCTGAGTCTGGCTTACCAGGGAAGCTTCGACCTGGCGGCCCTCGACGCCCTGTGTCAGCGCCTGGATGACAGCGGTATGGCGCAGGCGAGTCCTATCGGCGGCTGGGGGCCGTGGGTGGACGGCGGGGCGTGGTTGACGGTGCGCGGACAGCGCGTCGATTTCATTTACCGCGACCTCGGGCGCGTGCAGCAAAGCGTGCAGGACGCCCTGGCCGGCCAGGTGGCGCTGTACACCCAGCCGGGCCACCCGCACGGCATTCACGCGCACCACTACGCGGCCGAACTGGCAAGTTGCGTCATCCTCGAGGACGCTTCGGGCCAGCTGGCCGAATTGAAGCGGCAGGTGAAAAGTTACCCGCCCGCGCTGTCGCTGGCGCTGCGCCAGCATTACGGGTGGCAGAAGGGGTTCTGGCTGGCAGCGGGTCAGAAGGGGCTGAAGAAAGACGACCTGCATTACGCCGGGGGCTGCGCGTACCAGGCCGCGATGGCGTTCATTCAGGAACTGTGCGCCATTCATGAAACATGGCTGCTGAACGAGAAGGGCGCGGCCCTGATCGCGGCCCGGCTCCCCGGAGCGCCCCCAAACTTCGCGGAGAGGTTGGCGGCCGTGCTGAGCCCCCTCGACCTGAACGGCCTGCAAAAGCTGCTGGGTGAGGCCGAACTGGACTGA
- the proS gene encoding proline--tRNA ligase, whose amino-acid sequence MTKDSGKQDSGKQDKKAQQYGVTPQSVDFNDWYNEVVKKADLADNSPVAGAMVVKPYGSALWENIQRWLDDRFKATGHESLVFPTLIPMSFIMKEADHVEGFAPELFTVNKIGTEELAEPYVMRPTSETIIGHMWSGWLNSYRDLPFLHYQWGSVFRAELRTKAFLRTSEFYWHEGHTAHAAEDEARAEVRTILDLYHEFCRDVLALPVVRGEKTASERFAGAVSTFSIEGMMRDGKALQSGTSHYLGQNFSRAFDVKFQTREQKEEFAHTTSWAISSRIIGAIIMTHGDDFGLMMPPRIAPIQVVIIPVGRKDNFDEMVAEGEKLAAELRAQGLRVKVDKRDGVTNGFKYNDWELKGVPVRVELGPRDLEQGVVVVKNRNSSDKETLARAEAVGGMPARLDTIHDWLLRRATDYLLEHTVEADDYDTFKQKIEEGNWVRSYHCGSAACEAGIKEDTKATTRNVPLDDAEFFNEQGSGKCVKCGMDSAYGKRVIFGRQY is encoded by the coding sequence ATGACTAAGGATTCCGGGAAGCAGGACTCAGGCAAGCAGGACAAGAAGGCCCAGCAGTACGGCGTCACGCCGCAGAGCGTGGACTTTAACGACTGGTACAACGAAGTGGTGAAAAAGGCCGACCTGGCCGACAACAGCCCGGTGGCGGGCGCGATGGTCGTAAAACCCTACGGCAGCGCCCTGTGGGAAAATATTCAGCGCTGGCTGGACGACCGTTTCAAGGCGACCGGGCACGAGTCGCTGGTGTTCCCGACACTGATTCCCATGAGCTTCATCATGAAGGAAGCCGATCACGTGGAGGGCTTCGCGCCGGAGCTGTTTACCGTGAACAAGATCGGCACCGAGGAACTGGCCGAGCCTTACGTCATGCGCCCGACCTCCGAGACGATCATCGGGCACATGTGGAGCGGCTGGCTCAACAGTTACCGCGACCTGCCGTTCCTGCATTACCAGTGGGGCAGCGTGTTCCGCGCCGAGCTGCGCACCAAGGCATTTTTGCGCACGTCCGAGTTCTACTGGCACGAGGGCCACACCGCGCACGCCGCCGAGGACGAGGCCCGCGCCGAGGTGCGCACGATCCTCGACCTGTACCACGAGTTCTGCCGTGACGTGCTGGCCCTGCCGGTGGTACGTGGCGAGAAAACCGCGTCCGAGCGCTTTGCCGGGGCGGTCAGCACCTTTTCCATCGAGGGCATGATGCGCGACGGCAAAGCCCTGCAAAGCGGCACCAGCCATTACCTGGGTCAGAACTTCAGCCGGGCCTTCGACGTGAAGTTCCAGACCCGCGAACAGAAAGAGGAATTTGCGCACACCACCAGCTGGGCCATTTCCAGCCGCATTATCGGCGCCATCATCATGACGCACGGCGACGACTTCGGCCTGATGATGCCCCCCCGCATCGCCCCCATTCAGGTCGTGATCATTCCCGTGGGTCGCAAGGACAACTTCGACGAGATGGTGGCCGAGGGCGAGAAGCTGGCCGCCGAACTCCGTGCCCAGGGTCTGCGCGTGAAGGTGGACAAACGCGACGGCGTGACGAACGGCTTCAAGTACAACGACTGGGAACTCAAGGGCGTGCCGGTGCGCGTGGAACTCGGCCCGCGCGATCTGGAACAGGGCGTCGTCGTCGTGAAAAACCGGAACAGCAGCGACAAGGAAACCCTGGCCCGCGCCGAAGCGGTCGGCGGTATGCCCGCCCGCCTGGACACCATTCACGACTGGCTGCTGCGGCGCGCCACCGACTACCTGCTGGAACACACCGTCGAGGCCGACGACTACGACACCTTCAAGCAGAAAATCGAGGAAGGCAACTGGGTGCGTTCCTACCACTGCGGGAGCGCCGCCTGCGAGGCCGGCATCAAGGAAGACACCAAGGCCACCACCCGCAACGTCCCCCTCGACGATGCCGAATTCTTCAACGAGCAGGGCAGCGGCAAGTGCGTGAAGTGCGGAATGGACAGCGCTTACGGCAAACGCGTGATCTTCGGACGGCAGTACTGA
- a CDS encoding App1 family protein has product MNPAKQVFKAALPLLERGLSLADRAFSQFIQPRRLKGKLILQMYVGWGTPTNVELSGRVLLPRDMRPAQKGDPRWRNFRNIMRRLFSREVGGVKVTAILDGLNASAVSDLDGFFTLKFQPAVPLPGGWHDATLSIHGREGTSSRARVQIVDRARFGIISDLDDTVIQSDVTSVPRMLSTVLTGNARTRSPFAGVGALYRALTRENQERNPIFYVSSSPWNFFDLLWQFLDYRRIPLGPLFLRNWGADLLKGHGGYKHGVIEQIFQRFPDLPFVLVGDSGEKDPEIYAEVVRQHPGRVLAVYIRDVNEAHRDESVLKLREEVRKAGADLVLAGDSLNAASHAMSMGLITPLEFRSVLTSVARTYET; this is encoded by the coding sequence GTGAACCCTGCCAAACAGGTCTTCAAGGCCGCCCTTCCCCTGCTCGAGCGCGGCCTCAGCCTGGCCGACCGGGCCTTCAGCCAGTTCATTCAGCCCCGGCGCCTGAAAGGCAAACTGATTCTGCAAATGTACGTGGGCTGGGGCACGCCCACCAATGTGGAGCTGAGCGGGCGCGTGCTTCTTCCGCGCGACATGCGGCCCGCGCAGAAAGGCGACCCGCGCTGGCGCAACTTCAGGAACATCATGCGCCGACTGTTCAGCCGCGAGGTGGGAGGCGTGAAGGTCACGGCCATTCTGGACGGCCTGAACGCCAGCGCCGTCAGCGATCTGGACGGGTTTTTCACCCTGAAGTTCCAGCCCGCCGTGCCCCTGCCGGGCGGGTGGCACGACGCGACCCTCAGCATCCACGGGCGCGAGGGCACCTCCAGCCGCGCCCGCGTGCAGATTGTGGATCGGGCCAGGTTCGGCATCATCAGTGATCTGGACGACACGGTGATCCAGTCGGACGTGACCAGCGTGCCGCGCATGCTGAGCACCGTCCTGACCGGCAACGCCCGCACGCGCAGTCCCTTCGCCGGGGTGGGTGCTCTGTACCGCGCCCTGACCCGCGAGAATCAAGAACGTAACCCGATTTTCTACGTGTCCAGCAGCCCCTGGAATTTCTTCGACCTGCTGTGGCAGTTTCTGGATTACCGCCGTATTCCGCTGGGGCCCCTGTTCCTGCGCAACTGGGGGGCCGACCTGCTCAAGGGCCACGGTGGGTACAAGCACGGCGTCATCGAGCAGATTTTCCAGAGGTTCCCCGATCTGCCGTTCGTGCTGGTGGGTGACAGCGGCGAGAAAGACCCGGAGATCTACGCGGAAGTCGTGCGCCAGCATCCGGGGCGCGTGCTGGCCGTGTACATCCGCGACGTGAACGAGGCGCACCGCGACGAGAGTGTGCTGAAGCTCCGCGAGGAAGTCAGGAAAGCCGGCGCCGACCTGGTGCTGGCGGGCGACAGCCTGAACGCCGCCAGTCACGCCATGTCCATGGGCCTGATCACCCCGCTGGAGTTCCGCAGCGTGCTGACCAGTGTGGCCCGCACCTACGAAACGTGA
- a CDS encoding SDR family NAD(P)-dependent oxidoreductase translates to MTGTLPPSPSVRPVIVLTGASSGIGEATARELAARQYALVLAARRAERLHALARELDPSGSRVLAVPTDLTSDEGRRHLLERTQAHFGRVDVLINNAGVTVERGWWWDDPDPLRVLRVNLEAPIEMTRLVLPQMQARGSGHIVNIGSVAGRSATNGLYSASKFGIRGFSLALRREVLGSGLHVSLIAPGFVKSEMTAGARLPMPGPEVVAHAVAEVLLRPRREVIVPRAYRALALLDAVAPGLGDLIVSRFVIRRRYGHGGPAR, encoded by the coding sequence ATGACCGGCACCCTCCCCCCCTCCCCTTCCGTGCGGCCCGTGATCGTGCTGACCGGCGCGAGCAGCGGCATCGGCGAGGCCACTGCTCGGGAACTCGCGGCGCGCCAGTACGCCCTGGTGCTGGCGGCCCGCCGCGCCGAGCGGCTGCACGCCCTGGCCCGCGAACTCGACCCCAGCGGCAGCCGCGTCCTGGCCGTACCCACCGACCTGACCAGCGACGAGGGCCGCCGACACCTGCTGGAGCGCACCCAGGCGCACTTCGGGCGGGTGGACGTGCTGATCAACAACGCCGGCGTCACGGTGGAGCGCGGCTGGTGGTGGGACGACCCGGATCCGCTGCGCGTGCTGCGCGTCAACCTGGAAGCGCCCATCGAGATGACGCGCCTGGTGCTGCCGCAGATGCAGGCGCGGGGCAGCGGGCACATCGTGAACATCGGCTCGGTGGCCGGGCGCTCCGCCACCAACGGCCTGTACAGCGCCAGCAAATTCGGCATCAGGGGCTTTTCGCTGGCGCTGCGGCGCGAAGTGCTGGGCAGTGGCCTTCACGTCAGCCTGATCGCGCCGGGCTTCGTGAAAAGCGAGATGACCGCCGGCGCCCGCCTGCCCATGCCCGGCCCGGAGGTCGTGGCCCACGCCGTGGCCGAGGTGCTGCTGCGCCCGCGCCGTGAGGTGATCGTGCCCCGCGCCTACCGCGCGCTGGCCCTGCTGGACGCCGTGGCCCCCGGCCTGGGCGACCTGATCGTGTCCCGCTTCGTCATTCGCCGCCGGTACGGGCACGGCGGCCCGGCCCGCTGA
- a CDS encoding DinB family protein: MPTEFPANADDALRQHLRALLTEAQAHITLDDVLTGFPLERINERVHGLPYSAFELLWHLRFAQRDILNFIRDDAYTHLNWPDDYWPHRDGSAQDWQGEIQAFRQDLAALLELLRSPDIDLFAVVPNGKDQTWLREFLLVADHNAYHVGQLALLKRLLD, from the coding sequence ATGCCAACGGAATTCCCAGCCAACGCGGACGACGCCCTGCGCCAACACCTGCGGGCGCTGCTCACCGAAGCTCAGGCTCACATCACGTTGGATGACGTGCTGACGGGGTTTCCGCTGGAGCGCATCAACGAGCGGGTTCACGGTCTGCCTTACTCGGCATTCGAGCTGCTGTGGCACCTGCGTTTCGCCCAGCGCGACATCCTGAATTTTATCCGGGATGACGCCTACACCCACCTGAACTGGCCGGACGATTACTGGCCGCACCGGGACGGCAGCGCGCAGGACTGGCAAGGCGAGATTCAGGCTTTCCGGCAGGATCTGGCGGCTCTGCTCGAACTGCTGAGGAGTCCGGACATCGACCTGTTCGCGGTGGTGCCCAATGGCAAGGATCAGACCTGGCTGCGCGAGTTTCTGCTGGTGGCCGATCACAATGCCTACCATGTCGGGCAACTGGCCCTGCTGAAACGACTCCTGGACTGA
- the cysS gene encoding cysteine--tRNA ligase, translating to MTDPNRLPDPNIVLYDTMQRQKVRFEPTTPGHVGMYLCGPTVYSDAHLGHAKKEVAFDVVRRTFEHFGYRVRFVANITDVGHLQNDSDDGEDKMLARARLEQLEPMEVADKYFWSFFKDMDDLNVKRPSINPRATGHIQEQIRLIEELIARGHAYESAGSVYFDVRSWPEYGKLSGRKLDDQEEGTREAVREEKRDPRDFALWKHAEPEHLMRWDSPWGVGFPGWHIECSAMSLKYLGEGFDIHGGGLDLQFPHHEAEIAQAEAAGHHFARYWMHNNMLTVNGEKMSKSKGNFTTIQDVLKKYDPMVVRFLLVSSHYRSVTEFSEEVFDSARNGYRRITEALANLERALKDAPAGSDAALNSKIDVHTQAFEDALRDDFNTPKAVAALFGLTTDVNAALNSGKVGQGSIECALNAYRTLGGEVLGLFAADAQTAQDDTEVVDALMELVLKARQHYRLQKQYAQADDVRDTLNRVGVTVEDTRDGARWKR from the coding sequence ATGACTGACCCGAACCGCCTGCCCGACCCCAACATCGTCCTGTACGACACCATGCAGCGCCAGAAGGTGCGCTTTGAGCCGACCACGCCCGGCCATGTGGGCATGTACCTGTGCGGCCCGACCGTGTACAGCGACGCGCACCTGGGCCATGCCAAAAAGGAAGTGGCCTTCGACGTGGTGCGCCGCACCTTCGAGCACTTCGGTTACCGGGTGCGTTTCGTGGCGAACATCACCGACGTGGGCCACCTGCAAAACGACTCCGACGACGGCGAGGACAAGATGCTGGCCCGCGCCCGGCTGGAGCAACTGGAGCCCATGGAGGTGGCCGACAAGTACTTCTGGTCGTTCTTCAAGGACATGGATGACCTGAACGTGAAGCGCCCCAGCATCAACCCCCGCGCCACCGGGCACATTCAGGAGCAGATCAGACTGATCGAGGAGCTGATCGCGCGCGGCCACGCCTACGAATCGGCGGGCAGCGTGTACTTCGACGTGCGAAGCTGGCCGGAGTACGGCAAACTGTCGGGCCGCAAACTGGACGACCAGGAGGAAGGCACCCGTGAGGCCGTGCGCGAGGAGAAACGCGATCCGCGCGACTTCGCGCTGTGGAAGCACGCCGAACCCGAGCACCTGATGCGCTGGGACTCGCCGTGGGGCGTGGGCTTTCCGGGGTGGCACATCGAGTGCAGCGCCATGAGCCTCAAGTACCTGGGCGAGGGCTTCGACATTCACGGCGGCGGCCTCGACCTGCAATTCCCGCACCACGAGGCCGAGATCGCGCAGGCCGAGGCCGCCGGGCACCACTTCGCGCGCTACTGGATGCACAACAACATGCTGACTGTGAACGGCGAGAAGATGAGCAAAAGCAAGGGCAACTTCACGACCATTCAGGACGTGCTGAAGAAGTACGACCCGATGGTGGTGCGTTTCCTGCTGGTAAGCAGCCATTACCGCAGCGTCACCGAATTTTCGGAGGAGGTCTTCGATTCCGCCCGGAACGGGTATCGCCGCATCACCGAGGCGCTGGCCAACCTGGAACGCGCTCTGAAAGACGCCCCAGCCGGTTCCGATGCCGCCCTGAACAGCAAGATCGACGTGCACACCCAGGCCTTCGAGGACGCCCTGCGCGACGATTTCAACACGCCCAAAGCCGTGGCCGCCCTGTTTGGCCTGACCACCGACGTGAACGCCGCCCTGAACAGCGGCAAGGTGGGACAGGGGAGCATAGAATGCGCTCTGAACGCTTACCGCACGCTGGGGGGTGAGGTGCTGGGTCTGTTTGCTGCCGACGCCCAGACCGCGCAGGACGACACCGAAGTGGTGGACGCCCTGATGGAACTGGTGTTGAAGGCCCGCCAGCATTACCGCCTGCAAAAGCAGTACGCCCAGGCCGACGACGTGCGCGACACCTTGAACCGCGTGGGCGTGACCGTCGAGGACACCAGGGACGGCGCCCGCTGGAAACGCTGA
- a CDS encoding alpha-amylase family protein, giving the protein MLKSALAQRLRPNFDDDRDADTFLLRLERYGADLVESLEAVYGDQTNVLLDELFEVMIHAFHARPDDLKRLDEARLLRPDWLQQPDMIGYVAYADRFAGNLKGVAQKVDYLQGLGVKYLHLMPLLNPRPGENDGGYAVQDYRAVRSDLGSMDDLSLLARDLRGRGISLVLDLVLNHVAQEHEWAARARAGEEKYRRYFHIFPDRAAPDRLERTLPEIFPDFAPGNFTWNEEAGGWVWTTFNAYQWDLNWANPDVFREFLEIILYLANRGVEVFRLDAIAFIWKRLGTDCQNQPEVHQITRALRSCLRIVSPGVAFKAEAIVAPGDLIHYLGTRDHHGKVSDMAYHNSLMVQLWSTLASRQTRLFEEALKAFAPKPTNTTWGMYVRCHDDIGWAISDEDAARAGLSGPTHRHFLSDFYSGEFPGSFARGLVFQFNPETGDRRISGSAASLAGLEAAETPEQVNDAVQRLLLLHTVTLGFGGVPLLYMGDELAVFNDYSFAQTPEHAADNRWVHRPQMNWEVAGAVQANADTPAGRVNAGLRHLIRVRQSTPHLHASIESQVIPSPDRRLLLLLRGHPLGTLLQVYNFSEEPVPVPGHLLRRHLGDTADERLSGFQYDLTPAELTLPPYGRWWLTTP; this is encoded by the coding sequence ATGCTCAAGTCCGCCCTGGCCCAGCGCCTGCGCCCCAACTTCGATGACGACCGTGACGCCGACACGTTTCTGCTGCGCCTGGAACGCTACGGCGCCGACCTGGTCGAAAGCCTGGAAGCGGTGTACGGCGACCAGACGAACGTCCTGCTGGACGAACTGTTCGAGGTCATGATCCACGCCTTCCACGCCCGCCCGGACGACCTCAAACGCCTGGACGAGGCGCGGCTGCTGCGCCCCGACTGGTTGCAGCAACCCGACATGATCGGGTACGTGGCCTACGCAGATCGCTTCGCCGGGAATCTCAAGGGCGTGGCTCAGAAAGTCGATTACCTCCAGGGCCTGGGCGTGAAGTACCTGCACCTGATGCCCCTGTTGAACCCCCGCCCTGGCGAGAACGACGGTGGGTACGCCGTGCAGGATTACCGCGCGGTGCGCTCCGACCTGGGCAGCATGGACGACCTCTCACTGCTGGCCCGCGACCTGCGCGGCCGGGGCATCAGCCTGGTGCTGGACCTGGTGCTCAATCACGTGGCGCAGGAGCACGAGTGGGCCGCCAGAGCCCGTGCGGGCGAAGAGAAATACCGCCGTTACTTTCACATTTTCCCGGATCGCGCCGCACCGGACCGCTTAGAGCGGACACTGCCTGAAATCTTTCCGGATTTCGCGCCGGGCAACTTCACCTGGAATGAGGAAGCGGGCGGGTGGGTCTGGACGACCTTCAACGCCTACCAGTGGGACCTCAACTGGGCCAATCCGGACGTGTTCCGCGAGTTCCTGGAGATCATCCTGTACCTTGCCAACCGGGGCGTGGAGGTGTTCCGGCTGGACGCCATCGCCTTCATCTGGAAGCGGCTCGGCACCGACTGCCAGAACCAGCCGGAAGTGCATCAAATTACCCGCGCCCTGCGAAGCTGCCTGCGCATCGTCTCGCCGGGCGTGGCTTTCAAGGCGGAAGCCATCGTGGCCCCTGGCGACCTGATCCACTATCTGGGGACGCGCGACCACCACGGGAAGGTCAGTGACATGGCCTACCACAACAGCCTGATGGTGCAGCTCTGGAGCACCCTCGCCAGCCGCCAGACCCGGCTCTTCGAGGAAGCCCTGAAAGCTTTTGCGCCCAAGCCCACCAACACCACCTGGGGGATGTACGTGCGCTGCCACGACGACATCGGCTGGGCCATCAGCGACGAGGATGCCGCGCGCGCGGGCCTCAGCGGGCCCACTCACCGCCACTTCCTCTCGGACTTCTACAGCGGCGAATTTCCCGGCAGCTTCGCGCGCGGGCTGGTGTTTCAGTTCAACCCGGAGACTGGTGACCGGCGCATCAGTGGGTCGGCGGCCAGCCTAGCCGGGCTGGAGGCGGCCGAGACTCCCGAGCAGGTGAACGACGCCGTGCAGCGCCTGCTGCTGCTGCACACCGTCACGCTGGGCTTCGGGGGCGTGCCGCTGCTGTACATGGGCGACGAACTGGCCGTGTTCAACGACTACAGCTTCGCGCAGACGCCCGAACACGCCGCCGACAACCGCTGGGTTCACCGGCCACAGATGAACTGGGAAGTGGCCGGCGCCGTGCAGGCGAACGCCGACACGCCCGCCGGGCGCGTAAATGCGGGCCTGCGTCACCTGATTCGCGTGCGGCAAAGCACCCCGCACCTGCATGCCAGCATCGAAAGTCAGGTGATCCCCAGCCCGGACAGGCGCCTGCTGCTGCTGCTGCGCGGGCACCCCCTGGGCACCCTCTTGCAGGTGTACAACTTCAGCGAGGAACCCGTGCCCGTCCCCGGCCACCTCTTGCGCAGGCACCTGGGCGACACGGCCGATGAACGCCTGAGCGGCTTCCAGTACGACCTGACCCCGGCGGAATTGACGCTGCCCCCCTACGGCCGCTGGTGGCTGACCACGCCGTAA
- a CDS encoding HsmA family protein: MTTQLLFAIIAMTTALISYSIGVWGEKRAGTIWPLHLAAFWFGLICDTTGTEMMRRIALESGGGGLNLHSALGALALLLMAVHAVWATLTYFKNDVQAMQTFHRFSLSVWSLWLVPFVSGLILANLRHA, encoded by the coding sequence ATGACCACCCAGTTGCTCTTTGCGATCATTGCCATGACCACCGCCCTGATCTCCTACAGCATCGGCGTATGGGGCGAAAAACGCGCCGGAACCATCTGGCCCCTGCACCTGGCCGCCTTCTGGTTCGGCCTGATCTGCGACACCACCGGCACCGAAATGATGCGCCGCATCGCGCTGGAAAGTGGCGGCGGGGGCCTGAACCTCCACTCCGCGCTGGGCGCCCTGGCCCTGCTGCTGATGGCCGTGCACGCCGTCTGGGCCACCCTCACCTACTTTAAAAACGACGTGCAGGCCATGCAGACCTTCCACCGCTTCAGCCTCAGCGTCTGGAGCTTATGGCTCGTTCCCTTTGTCAGCGGGCTGATCCTGGCCAATCTGCGCCACGCCTGA